In Actinomyces radicidentis, one genomic interval encodes:
- a CDS encoding ArnT family glycosyltransferase, translated as MTSPTPDAKRSGASTAAAAPTAAAAPAAPGRPTALAERPRVTRPRDWSRKEKLGFVGLLVLATFVYFYDLTVSKYGNEFYAAAEWAGSQSWKAMLFGSSDSGNSITVDKPPASLWASALMIRAFGLSSFTVLAPQAAMGVGTIASLYCVVRRRFSAFAAWSSAIVLLTVPVAVMMFRFNNPDALLILLLTLATGAVLRAIEEGWTRWMVWAGVAIGFAFLTKQMQAFLVLPGFALVWFWMAPVSWKRRIRDGVLAIVAMIVSGGWWVALVELWPEDSRP; from the coding sequence GTGACCTCGCCAACGCCTGACGCGAAGCGCTCAGGAGCCAGTACCGCCGCTGCCGCGCCCACCGCCGCAGCCGCACCCGCCGCCCCGGGCCGCCCGACGGCGCTCGCCGAGCGCCCGCGCGTGACCCGGCCCCGCGACTGGTCCCGCAAGGAGAAGCTGGGCTTCGTCGGCCTCCTCGTCCTGGCCACCTTCGTCTACTTCTACGACCTCACCGTCTCCAAGTACGGCAACGAGTTCTACGCCGCTGCCGAGTGGGCCGGCTCCCAGTCCTGGAAGGCCATGCTCTTCGGCTCCTCGGACTCCGGGAACTCGATCACGGTGGACAAGCCGCCGGCCTCCCTGTGGGCCTCGGCCCTCATGATCCGGGCCTTCGGCCTGTCCTCCTTCACGGTCCTCGCACCGCAGGCGGCCATGGGAGTCGGCACCATCGCCTCCCTGTACTGCGTCGTCCGCCGCCGCTTCTCGGCCTTCGCCGCCTGGTCCAGCGCCATCGTGCTGCTGACCGTGCCCGTCGCGGTCATGATGTTCCGCTTCAACAACCCCGACGCGCTCCTCATCCTCCTGCTCACCCTCGCCACCGGTGCGGTGCTGCGGGCGATCGAGGAGGGCTGGACCCGCTGGATGGTCTGGGCGGGAGTCGCGATCGGCTTTGCCTTCCTCACCAAGCAGATGCAGGCCTTCCTGGTCCTGCCCGGCTTCGCGCTCGTGTGGTTCTGGATGGCGCCCGTGTCCTGGAAGCGCCGCATCCGCGACGGCGTCCTCGCCATCGTCGCCATGATCGTCTCCGGCGGCTGGTGGGTCGCGCTCGTCGAGCTGTGGCCCGAGGACTCGCGCCCCTAG
- a CDS encoding amidohydrolase — MTTTGTGAPTSAPGPRERAEALRPDLEDLYRDLHAHPELSFQEERTAALAEEHLAALGYETHRVGGGVVGLLRRGDGPTVLLRADMDALPVREDTGLPYASTATATTADGETVPVMHACGHDVHVTALLGAARLLAEVPTWHGTLELVLQPAEELGAGARAMLDDGLAGHLPAPDVALAQHVLGVTPAGTVVLRPGPVLSTAAALRVTVHGVGTHGSMPHLGVDPVVTAAAIVLRLQGLVSRETAPGEFAVVTVGAIHTGTTANTVPESVELLVSVRAYSGRVRERLLAGIRRVVTAEREAAGCPVPPDLELTTSFPLTTNDAAATDRAAAALIDALGADKVGTLEPQTASEDFSLIPTALGAPYVYWGLGGFTDPEAVRPNHSPQFAPAIEPTLVTGTTALAATALAWLAAPADG, encoded by the coding sequence GTGACCACCACCGGCACCGGAGCCCCCACCAGCGCGCCCGGCCCGCGCGAGCGCGCCGAGGCCCTGCGCCCCGACCTCGAGGACCTCTACCGCGACCTGCACGCCCACCCCGAGCTCTCCTTCCAGGAGGAGCGCACCGCCGCCCTCGCCGAGGAGCACCTGGCCGCCCTCGGCTACGAGACGCACCGCGTCGGCGGGGGAGTGGTCGGCCTCCTGCGCCGCGGCGACGGGCCCACCGTCCTCCTGCGCGCCGACATGGACGCCCTGCCCGTGCGCGAGGACACCGGCCTGCCCTACGCCTCCACCGCCACGGCCACGACCGCCGACGGCGAGACCGTCCCCGTCATGCACGCCTGCGGCCACGACGTCCACGTCACCGCCCTCCTCGGCGCCGCGCGGCTCCTCGCCGAGGTCCCCACCTGGCACGGCACCCTCGAGCTCGTCCTCCAGCCCGCCGAGGAGCTCGGCGCCGGCGCCCGAGCCATGCTCGATGACGGCCTCGCCGGGCACCTGCCCGCCCCCGACGTCGCCCTCGCACAGCACGTCCTCGGCGTCACCCCCGCCGGCACCGTCGTCCTGCGCCCCGGACCCGTGCTCTCCACCGCGGCGGCCCTGCGCGTCACCGTCCACGGCGTCGGCACCCACGGCTCCATGCCCCACCTCGGCGTCGACCCCGTCGTCACCGCCGCCGCCATCGTCCTGCGCCTCCAGGGCCTCGTCTCCCGCGAGACCGCGCCCGGCGAGTTCGCCGTCGTCACCGTGGGCGCGATCCACACCGGCACCACCGCCAACACGGTTCCCGAGAGCGTCGAGCTCCTCGTGAGCGTGCGCGCCTACTCCGGGCGGGTCCGCGAGCGGCTCCTCGCCGGCATCCGCCGCGTCGTCACCGCCGAGCGCGAGGCGGCCGGCTGCCCCGTCCCGCCGGACCTCGAGCTCACCACCTCCTTCCCGCTCACCACGAACGACGCCGCCGCCACCGACCGCGCGGCCGCCGCCCTCATCGACGCCCTCGGGGCGGACAAGGTCGGCACCCTCGAGCCCCAGACCGCCTCCGAGGACTTCTCCCTCATCCCGACGGCCCTCGGCGCCCCCTACGTCTACTGGGGCCTCGGCGGGTTCACGGACCCCGAGGCGGTCCGCCCCAACCACTCCCCGCAGTTCGCCCCCGCGATCGAGCCCACCCTCGTCACCGGGACGACCGCGCTCGCGGCCACCGCCCTCGCCTGGCTCGCGGCACCCGCCGACGGCTGA